The Salvia miltiorrhiza cultivar Shanhuang (shh) chromosome 1, IMPLAD_Smil_shh, whole genome shotgun sequence genome has a window encoding:
- the LOC131013530 gene encoding probable E3 ubiquitin-protein ligase ARI8, protein MDSEGEGFYSSSSDTTADDSFADYAAVSHLQNPYKILTEGDIQQLLDDDISTVSDVLSVSRGAACTLLCQNNWNLSSVYDKFFAADDRNHQTVASSSSSQRELGQNLCKICYDEISPQNTVSAACGHPFCADCWKTYVAAAIDDGAGCLTLRCPEPGCGMAVGVDLIELLASTDGKEKYHIYLRQSYVEASRRRKWCPAPGCNFAVEFDGGGGGGGYDVTCGCSHKFCWNCGEEHHRPVGCETVASWSEKNNSEAENTQWILAYTKPCPKCRRSIEKNQGCNWMTCRPPCGFRFCWLCGQDSRFHSRCNKYGGPAAGYEKNAKREKARKDLQRYTHYYERWHANEQSRKEAQGEAPAQLQFVTKAWEQIVECRCVLKWSYAYGYYMEREAPKKVALFEHSQGEAEKQLERLHHCVEKEMGEYLRRRREDFNEFRVRVVDLTVVTGNYFENLVRDLENNRAEVVGDGGGRNGLKKKKKKKDDDERKGLEKQRRKKRDDDERNVPRKRVTYASRYSRN, encoded by the coding sequence ATGGATTCTGAAGGCGAGGGTTTCTACAGCAGCAGTAGTGATACGACGGCGGATGACAGCTTCGCTGATTACGCCGCCGTCAGCCACCTCCAAAATCCCTACAAAATCCTAACAGAGGGCGACATCCAGCAACTCCTCGACGACGATATCTCCACAGTTTCCGACGTTCTCTCCGTCTCCCGAGGCGCCGCCTGCACCCTCCTCTGCCAGAATAATTGGAATCTCAGCTCCGTCTACGACAAATTTTTCGCCGCCGACGACAGGAATCACCAAACCGTcgcgtcgtcgtcgtcgtcgcaGCGAGAATTAGGGCAAAATCTGTGCAAGATATGTTACGACGAAATCAGCCCCCAAAACACGGTCTCCGCCGCCTGCGGCCATCCCTTCTGCGCCGATTGCTGGAAAACCTACGTCGCGGCGGCGATCGACGACGGCGCTGGATGCCTGACGCTGCGGTGTCCGGAGCCTGGCTGCGGCATGGCCGTAGGTGTAGATCTGATCGAATTGTTGGCCTCCACCGACGGCAAGGAGAAGTACCATATATATCTCCGCCAATCCTACGTGGAGGCCAGCCGCCGGAGAAAGTGGTGCCCCGCCCCGGGATGCAATTTCGCCGTCGAATTCgacggaggcggaggcggcggaggcTACGACGTGACGTGCGGCTGCTCTCACAAATTCTGCTGGAACTGCGGGGAAGAGCACCACCGCCCCGTCGGCTGTGAGACGGTGGCGAGCTGGTCGGAGAAGAACAATTCGGAGGCGGAGAACACGCAGTGGATCCTCGCCTACACCAAACCCTGCCCCAAATGCCGCCGCTCCATCGAGAAAAACCAAGGCTGCAATTGGATGACGTGTCGCCCCCCCTGCGGATTCCGATTCTGCTGGCTCTGCGGCCAGGACTCGAGGTTCCACTCCCGCTGCAACAAATACGGCGGCCCCGCCGCCGGCTATGAAAAGAATGCTAAGAGAGAGAAGGCGAGGAAGGATCTGCAGAGATACACGCATTACTACGAGCGGTGGCACGCCAACGAGCAGTCGAGGAAGGAGGCGCAAGGGGAGGCTCCGGCGCAGCTGCAGTTCGTGACGAAGGCGTGGGAGCAGATTGTGGAGTGCCGGTGCGTGCTGAAATGGAGCTACGCCTATGGTTACTACATGGAGAGGGAGGCGCCGAAGAAGGTGGCGTTGTTCGAGCATTCGCAGGGGGAGGCGGAGAAGCAGCTGGAGCGGCTGCACCACTGCGTGGAGAAGGAGATGGGGGAGTACCTCCGGCGACGGAGGGAGGATTTCAATgaatttagggttagggttgttGATCTGACTGTGGTGACCGGGAATTATTTTGAGAATTTGGTGAGGGATTTGGAGAATAATCGAGCGGAAGTTGTGGGTGACGGCGGCGGCCGGAatggtttgaagaagaagaagaagaagaaggatgaCGATGAGAGGAAGGGTTTGGAGAAGCAGAGAAGGAAGAAGAGGGATGATGATGAGAGGAATGTTCCTAGGAAAAGAGTAACTTATGCTTCTAGGTATTCTCGTAATTAA